The Esox lucius isolate fEsoLuc1 chromosome 5, fEsoLuc1.pri, whole genome shotgun sequence genome includes a region encoding these proteins:
- the dnai2b gene encoding dynein intermediate chain 3, ciliary, protein MEIVYVYTKKRNEFGRQCNFSDRSAELHVDILPDPSLAVNFIERDPCDVPIQCTQEMSEHEVNTERFESDTRGINHVEGGWPKDVNPHEMEQTIRFRKKVEKDENYISTVMQLGNNMEHCIKQNNAIDIYREYFEEEEVVEESEVQPSAKTINVFRDPNEVKRTASSLSWHPDGSRKLAVAYSSLEFQKVSKDMSLNSYIWDIENPNKPEMTLKPVSPLVCLEYNPKDCHILVGGSYNGQIAYWDTRKGSQPVEMSTIEHSHRDPVYRVIWLQSKTGTDTFSASTDGQVLWWDIRKMSEPTERLILDPNKKGNLDNALGAISLEFETTMPTKFMVGTEQGLVVSCNRKAKTPAEKIVCMYSGHHGPIYALQRNPFFPKNFLTVADWTARIWSEDIKESSIMWTKYHTAYLSDGSWSPVRPSVFFTIKMDGTLDVWDFLFKQNDPTLSVKVCDEALNSLRVQDNGHFLACGSQLGTVTLLEISSGLCTLQKNEKALATAMFERETKREKILEARHREMRLKERSRSEQSKEEDTKEGDGEESPEELITRIEKDFYEIVEAELKKRDKGEEKKEKGVCEEKEIRDRTP, encoded by the exons ATGGAGATAGTCTATGTGTACACCAAGAAGCGCAACGAGTTTGGTCGACAGTGTAATTTTTCTGATCGGTCGGCTGAGTTGCATGTGGATATTTTACCTGATCCTTCTCTGGCAGTCAACTTCATTGAGAGAGACCCTTGCGATGTTCCCATACAGTGCACGCAAGAAATGTCGGAGCATGAG GTGAACACTGAGCGCTTTGAGTCAGATACCAGGGGGATAAACCATGTGGAGGGAGGTTGGCCCAAAGATGTCAACCCTCATGAGATGGAGCAGACCATCCGCTTCAGGAAGAAAGTGGAGAAAGATGAGAATTACATCAGTACTGTCATGCAGCTGGGCAAT AACATGGAACACTGCATTAAACAGAACAATGCAATCGACATCTACCGGGAGTACtttgaagaggaggaggtggtggaggaatCAGAGGTGCAGCCTTCTGCCAAAACCATCAACGTTTTCAG AGACCCAAACGAAGTGAAGCGCACAGCCTCCAGTCTCTCCTGGCACCCCGATGGAAGCCGCAAACTGGCTGTGGCCTACTCTTCACTGGAGTTCCAGAAAGTCTCTAAAGACATGAGCTTAAACTCTTACATATGGGACATTG AGAATCCCAATAAACCAGAAATGACCTTGAAGCCTGTCTCACCACTGGTCTGTCTGGAGTACAACCCTAAAGACTGTCATATCCTGGTTGGAGGCAGCTACAATGGCCAGATAG CTTATTGGGACACTCGCAAGGGGAGTCAGCCAGTGGAAATGTCCACCATAGAGCACAGCCACAGAGACCCTGTCTACCGAGTCATCTGGTTGCAGTCCAAGACTGGAACCGATACCTTCTCTGCGTCTACGGACGGTCAG GTGCTGTGGTGGGACATCCGTAAGATGAGCGAGCCCACAGAGAGGCTGATACTGGACCCAAACAAGAAGGGCAACCTGGACAATGCCCTGGGGGCCATTTCTCTGGAGTTTGAGACCACTATG CCGACAAAATTTATGGTGGGGACTGAGCAAGGGCTAGTGGTCTCCTGTAACCGTAAGGCCAAGACTCCGGCAGAGAAAAtagtgtgtatgtacagtggccATCACGGCCCCATATATGCTTTGCAAAGGAACCCGTTCTTCCCCAAGAACTTCCTGACTGTAGCTGATTGGACGGCCCGCATCTGGTCCGAAGACATCAAGGAGTCGTCCATCATGTGGACAAA ATACCATACGGCCTATTTGTCAGATGGCAGTTGGAGTCCAGTACGGCCGTCTGTGTTCTTCACCATCAAAATGGATGGAACACTTGATGTTTGGGACTTCCTGTTCAAGCAGAATGACCCCACCCTCAGTGTAAAA GTGTGTGATGAAGCACTGAACAGCCTGCGTGTCCAGGACAACGGGCACTTCCTGGCATGTGGGTCTCAGCTGGGCACTGTCACCCTGCTGGAGATCTCCTCAGGGCTTTGTACCCTCCAGAAGAACGAGAAGGCCCTAGCCACCGCG ATGTTTGAACGGGAGACCAAACGGGAGAAGATCCTTGAGGCGCGGCACCGTGAGATGCGTCTGAAGGAGCGCAGCCGTTCGGAGCAGAGCAAGGAGGAGGACACCAAGGAGGGCGACGGAGAGGAGAGTCCAGAGGAGCTGATAACTCGCATAGAGAAAGACTTTTATGAGATCGTAGAGGCAGAGCTGAAGAAGAGAGATAAGGGGGAGGAAAAAAAG GAGAAAGGCGTGtgtgaagagaaagaaatccgTGACAGAACACCCTAA